AAACTTATTCTGCTACGATATAAGTAAATACGATTTACAGCCTATATCTACCTGTTGTTCTCTTTAACATACGATTTAATTTCATCATCCAAAGGGGCGATAACCTGCAGTATGTGACAATCGTTCCAGGAGTCTTCTGTGAAACTTGCCTCCACCATTTCCCCCACAAAGTAACGATCCTTCGCAAACTGATACACGTCTTCTATCACATCGTTCAGAAACGATCTGTTTGATTTACTGGCGAGGTACAATATAGGAATATGTAGCTGCAATAAAAAGTATACATTAGTCACTGTGCCAAAATTCGCGATACACAATAATAGATATCCAATTAGAGATTGTACCTCCATaggaaattctttcagactCCTCTTCGCGTTCTCCTCGCATTGCAAAGCTTCGCTGAACGTCAAGTTGGATTTGCCAGTGATGCTGCACGACCATATGAGCGAATTGCACAGAATGATCCTTTCGCAGAACTCACTGCAATTTAAATCGCAAACCGTAATATCGAATACAAAACAGTACGTTTAAACAACGAAATAGAAACGTAATAAAAATTCCCGAAAGCATACAATGCACATCCAAGTGTCAACACAGAAACGTTTCTTGACAAACCAGCATTGATAAACAAACCGTCCCACGCGTAACGTTCGGTGCAACTGTCCCCAATCGAGTCTACTCGTTACAAAGTTGCGCGAACGAAAATACTGGCCGAATACATCGCTCGGATCGACTTGGATAGTCGGAAGGAGGCGAGAGCGACGGGACGCAAGCGAAACGAAAGAATACGAGGTTTTTGCGTCGAACGGATTACGGGGAAATGACCGCGGTACGTGTCCCGAAGCGGCCTCAGCTGTCATGGTCTTACTTGTAGTCCTTGAAAATCTCGTTGGTAACCTCGCAGTGGAAAACTTCGTCGTCGTCTTTGAAGTCCGATGAGACGTGAAGCCGTTGGAACGGTTGCTTGCGGAGTAACGGCATGTCAACACTTGTCACGGGCCCGTCGACGCTCTGACGCAGTTGCCGTACACGTTTCTATCAGCCCGAGGAAATCAATTCTGCGTCGTTCCAAGCAGAACTATGCTCTTTCCGGAACACCGCAGGCACATGCGACGCACGCCAACTAACGAGCGCGCGCTCACGACGCTTTAACGTCCACCCGTCCTCAGCCTTCTTTTGTAACCGTTGTTGGCTGCACTACGCGCGATCCTGCCCATTCGAACGCGTACTCAAACGTGAAACACCGTCGTCGTTTCGCGAAACATCACAAGTCTCATGACAATGCACGATTTAACGGTGCTCGTGGAAGCGCGCATTCACATCTGGCACCTCGATGCCGGAAGCCAGCGTGGGGCGGAAATGCCGTACGCTGTAAGCTatttagcggtgggggaacgccacgcatgcgcgcgatagcgtcgcgacgtcgaaccaatcaacgccaaggtgggaaacgaaacgacgccagcgccataCCAAGCCAACTAGCCAAGTCATGTGCAGCCGCGGCCAATcagcgtcgccggggaatcggttgtcgacgctggttggctacAACCTCGCTTGacttggcttgacggtggcgctgtttcgtttcccaccttagcgttgattggtttgacgtcgcggcgccatcgcgcgcatgcgtggcgttcccccaccgctaaatAGCTTACAGCGTACGGCATTTCCGCCCCACGCTGCCGGAAGCCAACACACGGGCCGTGCCGCCAACTTAAGCACAGCCACGATACGAAACGCGGGAAACGAAGACGACGGTGGGAGAATTGCTGTTAATCCGATTTGCCGAGCGTAATCGGTTCATCGAATGCTCCTTCTTGCTAGGTTTCTATATTTCGTCGAGATACCGCGATACGGCCTGCCTTTCTCTCGAGAAATAATGCGAAAGCGAGCGCGACGAAGGTTTCTGGGGTTGGCAACATTTGTCCGGTTGAAACGCGTATAAATTTGGCGGTAATCAGCATCGCCGATTCGTCGGACGAAAGTTTGACCTtctttttaagaaaattctgCTACGATCCTTATGTAACTATCCAAAATGCAATAGAATGATGTAATTAGGTGAAATGATGTCAGACTTCTGTACATCACCTTCTAGGAATTGTTTACTTAGCGATAATTAAGAATAATCTAAGTTCTTGttgtaaaactgtattttataaatactatTGGTCTTGCAAGCAGTTGTATgtgaataaattaaatatatacaatGTGGAAATAGTATGTACATAAGATAGAATGGAAACATGAGCGATCGAAAGTATACTTCGAACGATAGGCGGATAAACATTTCGGAAGAATGcatgtttattagaaaattGTCACTCCAACCATTCTGTAATGTATTGGCACTTTGTGGGTGTAACATCGCCGATGTCGCAACAGTTTTTCCGCACCTGTATTTCAATAGTTTTATATTATCATTAAAGCATCAACGATTCGATCGATTCGAACGCAGATAAATTGAGAACGGAAAGGAACTTACGGGACAAACGCCACAAGTAGATTTAATTAGCCCAGGTGAACTTAATAAAGGTTCTATCGCTCTGTACAAGTTGCTCCCATCTCCCGACAGCGTGCGCTCTACTTTGCCATCGTAAACCAAAGTGTTTAATATCATCTCCAAATCTTCCACCGACAATTTGACCTGCAAATAACTTGTATTTTCCCTATGGTTGCTTATTtgatttaaggggtaatgccactgtaaagctcggaaaggcagcctgattttgagaattttttatgcgagtatagtgaatggaatacaaaatttgttcgaaggcctttattgtaaataccttgaagtatgatcacaatttttaaaaaaaaattgtaatcatactttaaggtatgtacaataaaaaatctcaaaatcaggctgcctttccgagctctacagtggcattaccccttaaagcAAACTATAGTGGTATTCGAACCTTGCTTATTCCCAGATCGGAAATGAACTTCCACACTTCTTTGGACGAAGCGAACGTAACATTTCTAGCTGCGATTGGTCCGCCTTTACAAGCATTCATCTGCTCTCGCTTCTTCTCCAAGAATCTGTAACATTGTTGATTGAGAACGTCGACGAATTCTGCTTCAAAGTCCTGATCTTGGTACCAGGCTCCACCAGTCACGGATGTATCTGGTTCTAAGTTATACAGCATATACACTTTCTTTTTACTC
This region of Andrena cerasifolii isolate SP2316 chromosome 4, iyAndCera1_principal, whole genome shotgun sequence genomic DNA includes:
- the Polr3f gene encoding RNA polymerase III subunit F, which produces METEANTSKEQDGNTADSNLLEIIEQKIIAVAQSRPKGISDKDLTAEMPDLQPAQRAQIINKLLSQGHFDLFKQGGTLLYRLKDPAKAKIAKGADNEEKIVYSIIEEAGNKGIWIRDIRFKSNLMPTQLNKILKSLETKKFIKAVKSVAASKKKVYMLYNLEPDTSVTGGAWYQDQDFEAEFVDVLNQQCYRFLEKKREQMNACKGGPIAARNVTFASSKEVWKFISDLGISKVKLSVEDLEMILNTLVYDGKVERTLSGDGSNLYRAIEPLLSSPGLIKSTCGVCPVRKNCCDIGDVTPTKCQYITEWLE